A window of Abyssibacter profundi genomic DNA:
GTAGTGACCTGAAAGCAGTAGCCAGAATGTCAGCAGCAGGACACCCAGACTCGCGACATAGCGCATGAAATGCTTAATCCTTTGGGCTGTGTTGCCCGTCTCCGCCGGCGCGATTACTTGCGCCGGGCCACCGCAATCACCACCTGAAAATACGGTGGCCGCTGTTCCCTTGATCCGCTTCGGCACGATACAACACGCAGCTGATGCGTCTCAAGCAAAGTACGTAAAACAAATTCGCTAAAGCCCTGATTTACATGGTCATATGCCCGCGTTGTCGCCGCATGCTCATGCTCCGCCAGCGTCGCAACCACCAGCGTCCCACCCGGTTCGAGAACCCGTGCCGCCTCGGCCAGCACCTGTTGGGGCGCAGCGGAGTACGTCAGCGCATGCATGCAGAACACGACCGAGAAGGCTGCATCCTCGAACGGCAATGCGTGCATATCGGCCTGCTCGAAGCGAACATTAGCGTGATGTGCCAGCCGTCTTCGCCCGGCTTCAACAACGTTCCGGCTCAAATCGACACAGGTCACCGTCTTCGCATGGTTGGCCAACAGTTCGGCCAGCACACCGTCGCCTGATGCGATGTCCAGCACATCACCGAGTTCCAGCAGCTCGATCAGGGCGCGCGCGGTGGCTTCCCAGGTCCGACCCGGGGAGTAGTGCAGTTCCATGCGACCGGCGACTGAATCCGCCCAGGAGAGCGTGGCATGGCGGCTCCGGATGACTTCGCGAGCCCGCTCCAGATCCGCCCCGATCTGATCATCATCCAGCCGGGTTTTGAGGGCGGCCCACAACGCACCCGGCAGGCTGTCGCCAACTTCTGGCGAAAAGGAATAAAGCGTACTGCTGCCCATGCGTGCGTCGGTCAGTAGCTTGGCCTCGCGCAGCTTGCTGACGTGAGAGGACACACGACTCTGAGCCAGGCCGGTGACCTGCGTGAGCTCGGCAACAGACAGGGCGTCACTTTCCAAAACCGCGAGCAGCCGCAACCGCGTGCCGTCTGCCAGCAGCCGGCAGGCTTGGGTCAGGGCGTCGAGAGATCCGGTTTCCATGGCGTCACATTAAAAAGGCCCGGCGAGATACCGGGCCTTGGGACCGCAAGTGCGGGCCTGGGTTAGGACTTATCCGTCGACGACTTCGCCGCGGATGTCGCCCGTTTGACCCGCGAGCTGGAACTTGCAGCGGGCTTGCGGGCGCGAGTTGCCGACGATTTCTTAGCGGTGCTCGCCGTTTTCGTCGCGGGCTTTCGTGTGGTCGATCGCTTCGCAGCCGTCGACTTCGTGGTGGTCCGCTTGGCAGCGGTGCTCTTGGCAGCGGTGCTCTTGGCAGCGGTGCTCTTG
This region includes:
- a CDS encoding ArsR/SmtB family transcription factor, translating into METGSLDALTQACRLLADGTRLRLLAVLESDALSVAELTQVTGLAQSRVSSHVSKLREAKLLTDARMGSSTLYSFSPEVGDSLPGALWAALKTRLDDDQIGADLERAREVIRSRHATLSWADSVAGRMELHYSPGRTWEATARALIELLELGDVLDIASGDGVLAELLANHAKTVTCVDLSRNVVEAGRRRLAHHANVRFEQADMHALPFEDAAFSVVFCMHALTYSAAPQQVLAEAARVLEPGGTLVVATLAEHEHAATTRAYDHVNQGFSEFVLRTLLETHQLRVVSCRSGSREQRPPYFQVVIAVARRK